Genomic window (Manduca sexta isolate Smith_Timp_Sample1 chromosome 26, JHU_Msex_v1.0, whole genome shotgun sequence):
tggtaataaaataagttctgTCTGAATTAGATGTTAATTAGAATaccaatcaaataaaatttacttgcaaTTGTTAAAACAGGCCCTAAATATAAATGAGACGGATCGATTCTTctctaaataattttttattaataaaatgtaccaGGAATACATAGACACAAAGAGCTGACCTGGAAGCCCTCTTTGCCGGCGCGGTACTTGAGCTTGACCACCTGTCCGCTGGGGTCCTTGTACTGGTAGGCGCCGACGCGGGAGCCGTCGGGTTCTATCTGCTCTCCCGCAGCGAGGCCGTTGTCTGACGCATATTCGAAACGGAAACTACCCTCTGGCAGACgaaaaacattaaactaaataaagacTGGGTTTGGATTTAAAAGATATGCCCATCATTTCTGGTTGtcataaatttatgtttgtcGGTGCGGTATTAACTCTAGATTAGAAGAACTACGCTGATTTGATTTTAGGCTCCAATATTTCCACATAACTTCTGATATGAATGTCCCCCttcgaaaatattcaaaatactagcttttgcccgcggctccgctcgcgttataaagtttttcaggctaaagttttccgttataaaagtagtagtttcccagGAGCCTATGTTtttcccagggtcccaaactgtctccataccaaatttcatcttagtacgttgggtagtttttgagtttaacacgttcaggcagacagatgcagcgggggactttgttttataatatatcttttagaactttttaagaggaacaatcccgtcatacatcattattgcataactttaaccgtttacgcaacgcacgcaacggaagctctcaaaactaataaattgtccccgtttttgcaacatgtttcattactactccgctcctattggtcatagcgtgatgatatatagcctatatcactccacaaataaagggctatccaacacaaaacaaatttttcagttcaaactggtagttcctgagattagccattactgctccgctcctattggtcatagcgtgatgatatataacttagagcactgcacaaacaaagggctatccaacgcaaaaagaatttttcagttttagcctggtagttcctgagattagccattactgctccgctcctattgggtatagcgtgatgatatatagcctatagcactccacgaacaaagggctatccaacgcaaaaagaatttttcagtttggaccggtagttcctgagattagccattactgctccgctcctattgggtatagcgtgatgatatgtagcctatagcactccacgaacaaagggctatccaacgcaaaaagaatttttcagtttggaccggtagttcctgagattagcgcgttcaaacaaacaaacaaacaaacaaaaactcttcagctttatataatagtatagattattgaaaatatatttttattgctttgaatttcTGTAAGACGATTGGTAGTGCTTTTGACAGCTTTTTACAAAAGGCTGTCAGCGATTTACAGGAGGATCCTTATCCTCGGATTAATACAGAAGATTCAAGATCATAAAAACTTGATATACATAGATTATGGATGAAGGTTGATTAACATTTAGTACTTGCCAGAGGTAAGGGCTTGCTTGTGGTGCAGGATGGCGGCCTGCTGCTCCTTGCTCACTGGGTACGGCAGCCGCCACGGGTCGGGCTTCGAGTTCGGCGAGGGACCGATTGAGTTGGGTTCTGAAAAGTAATATCATTCAAATTTTACGTATGTGACGGGGGGATTGAATATGAAAGAATAATTAAACGTCcggagtaaaaattaaacaaatttatcgcTAAAATACGTAAACATAGAAATAAAGATCTTCATAATAatctataacaaaattatttaaaaacattgtaagaCCAAGTTGTACCTCATGAGAGAAGCTAAACAACACGGAAATATGAGcactatttagttttttatatttgaatctgGCCACAATAACATCATTCCGATTCCGGCTGAACGACATGTATCCAcagctataaataaatttaaataaatccatCACAACACGCTTCTCGTATACTAGGATAACATAAGCTCACCTCGCCAAGCCTCGGCACCGGAGGGTCCGGGCGGAGGTCGCCACGCTTGCGTATACGTGCTCTGGGACGCGACGTCATTGGCTGGTGTGAACAGACCTTTCTGGTACCCGTCTACCTGCAAGGAAACAtgcttgttttgttttgtatatgcTAATGGGATATTGGAATACCCCGCCTTAGCGACTTCAGGGGCCTGGAGGAGAATTGGGAAGGAACTTTGGAAGAGGGAAGTATTGGGGAAGGATAGGATCCCTCATAGGATGGGCGCAGGGGCGGAGGGGAAATGTACGTGAGGCCCTCTGATGTGAAtcagcaaccatgaggtatacacacatTTCTGTGTGTGCACGGCCGTGCTTTCAACGCGTATGGAGATCGCGTGCACAAGAATTTCCTCGGGGCGGGAGGTGGGGGGGGGGGTGTACTGTTGTAAAATACACAACTGATTAGGAGATCATGTGCTAACTGTTGCTAGTAACTAGTGACATCGCAAAGAAGTTGGAATTGCGTTAATTATGTTGTTATTCCGAGATATTTAATGGACAATTGCACTAGTTAtgatgtgtttaaaataattttagtgttgCTTACGATTGGTGCCAAAAACAGGTATATTTACGCAcgatcaaaaatatattcttttcgTCTATTTTACTGATGGTTTTTTCTATGCATTGAAGCAAATTTCCCGTGCCttggtttaaaaaaatcattgatattattttattggtagCTAGAGCGTTAACGAAGGACGCTATAATAAAAGGAACGCAACAGACTACACTGAGTAAATGCAATATTTCTCAACATTTTAATATCGTTACATATCTAGTTTACAGAAATAACTTTAAACAACAACACAAACACAAATTTTGAACCATATCCTTTAAAGTCGGTTTAAACTATAGTCAAATATGAACTAGATTCGATGCGCCCACTCCACATGCTTAATgcaatattacaatattcattatttgctgtctatttttttaatcaatttcaatgcagttttatataaactgtctattatacaataatttacgAATCAAATAATAACTATTCGTCTGattatttgatgaaatattacaataataattgcaaggccacaaaaatacaaaatgtctaaatatttagaattggCAAACAAGTTTACTAgcatgtgggatgtggactctacaattattgtcccgattgttCTTTCTGCGTATAGGTTAACACCAAAGAGcctttacaaacattttcagaagctctcaattggccatTGAGTcagaggccagatgcagaaagCAGTATTGCTCGACACGGTACGCATTGTGAAGGGATTCCTCACTTTGATTCCCTAACCACAGGTGGCTTGAGTGTTGAGGTTCGCCATCAGAGGGTGAttcatgttattatatttttatatgcattggttttttaaaaatatgtgtaacgatttgacccgacagacgttgtcccgtcttaactatgaatttgcagcgcgcattctgtcaatcgctgacagttatttcaaataattaacagttataaaaaaaataatattttcgttaagtttttttaaattttctaaatttccgcgcaattttttctttcataagaaccttctcctgataacaaacactacaaaaaaaatagtgaaatcggtccagccgttcatgcgtgatggcgtgactaaggaaaatagggattcatttttatatatattattatttaacgtaactttaaaaataatgtaaggtaTAATTTCCTTCCTTGTAATAAATTCTGTGTTCTTACTCTGTTGTTGGCTGACTCCCAGGCGCGGTGGATGGGCTGGATGAGGGCCGGACCCCCCACCTGTTGTACACACTTACCTTAGTTCACTAGCTTTTGTCTCCAAATACCCTCTATATAACGCTATAAGTATGTTGTATACCGCATTTACTGAGATGtggtttatatttgttttatctttaCAGCAGTAGCAAggagtgaaattttccaaaagtgaTCTCGACACagcataatataggtactatataCAGTCTGCAAATCGATGCTAatgacaattatattttacactagCTGACCctacagacgttgtcccgtcttaactatgtatgcacgcgcgcattctgtcgatcgctgacagttatttcaaaccactgacagttatgtaaaattaatattgtcgttaagttttcttaaattttctaattttacgcgcaatttttgaatttttctttcataagaaccttctcgtgacaataacaaatacaacaaaaaaaaatgggaaactggtccagccgttcacgcgtggtggcgtgaccaagggaaatagggattcatttttataaatatagataaattacgAATGGTATGTCGGCCGGCCGCCATTGCTTCAGTTAGGCACACCTCAGCAGACCCAGTTTTTACCGGTAACAAAATGTAATTGCCCGCGTTAAACAACTAACAAAAAATGCGTCACTAGAGCTTTGAATTTAAGCTGATAGGTAAAGGAGTCAGAAACTGCCTTGAGTTGCAATGGGAggaatcaatttatttaaagaaacgaTTGAAAGTAGTGAAAGTAACAATGTCGATAAAAACTGCATATTGTTGATAAAAAggggtgatagcctagttgggagtggaacggactgcctagaGCTAGTCcgaaggttcaaaacccaagggcacacacctctgacttttctaaagttatgtgtgatTCTTTGTGagttgtcgcttgctttaacgatgaagagaaacatcgtgaggaaacctgcatacctgacaagTTCTTCAGAATAATTTCGAACGtctgtaaagtctaccaacccgtactaggccagcgtggtggactgaagCCTAAtctttctcagtagtagaggaggcccgtgcaacagtgggacagtatataatacaaggctgatatattaaactttattacaacGAAGGTTAACAATTAAGTAAGTCAACTCATAACTAAATCCCGCAAGACATTAGTCGAAACAAGTTTCCCGATTGGTACTGAACCTGAGACtacggcaatccgttccacccACCGCTCCACATGATCAATTAACCACAATGATTGGAAAGTGAGGGCACAATTAACAGTTAGGCAACACATACCTCAGACCCACCCAACCAAGCCAATTTGTAACCTAATTTACTAAGTATAAGTTTAcgttattttatacattgtcgtatattctatagacacgaagtccatataaactatttgttcaaaatctgaactaaaatggcaaccaaaacgtcacagttataacctatttactcactaacaacaaataattttacttatttgaccaatattttttattcaaagctaggtttacacttagactcgagttcttatgtCATAagtgccactccgtacacaaccacaagctgtcaatattgaccatactaaagtcagtttgaatggattgcagttcaattcagttgaacacagtgaatgttcggaacaaCACAATCAACATATTGGTTTTAATAGTAATCTTCAAAAAAATTTGAACATTAGTCTAAGGGGTGTAAGATGCGACTTAGCTTCGTTCGGAGGTGctatatcagctgagacgctgtcaagtTAAGGTCAGCATCTTAAAATAGTCCCTATTATACATCCCTTATTAACATCGGCTCAAGTGACAGTTTAAGTCACAATATGTCGGGTTTCGACAACTGACTTCTGTTTATGTAAGAACGCCAAATCAGCTGAAAAAGCTCTTTAGTTAAGgtcggcatcttaagatagtcccTATTTAATAAACCCTTATTAACATCAAATCAAGTTATATCTTAAGTAACAATATGACACGGATTTTGACACctcaatttttgtttatataacaacGTCGACTCAGTTGAAAACAAGCTCTTAAACGACACCTTAAGCTTGGTttaataaatagttcaatacattaaatgccTACTTGAGCttttacttaaggcgatacctcaaggtccattttcatacattttgtttcacctttaatctgggtaactaaacaagtattggcaagtaaagaatttaaattcacgtctagttagtgattagttctcgcagttgaagaaaaacgtaaaaataattaataatcatggatatttcggcctttaaaatataatgtgacgAAATTTTATAGGCAGAattatctttcttttttatttatttttacgtttttcttcaactgcgagaactaatcactaactagacgtgaatttaaattctttacttgccaatacttgtttagttacccagattaaaggtgaaacaaaatgtatgaaaatggaccttgaggtatcgccttaaaggcagatgattcattattaatatgattttaaaactGAAGTTAACtgaaataacattgaaattaaagtaatattcggattttatttcgatgttttttttacttttgtgaaGGCTGCAGTTTACGAAACGTCGAgttgggagaaaaataaaatatataaaaaacgaaaactaaagttatttcgatgtctaacaatCGCGTAACTTTAATTTCAGTGATCTAAAGAATTATGATGCATATCGATTAATTTCAgataggtaatattatttttattacaatttgttgATATCacatcttaataattataattaattatttaattaagcaCACTCAGCCACATAAACTGCtgaaaaaaatttaatcatGAAGCCGAAATGTCTCAAGTTTAATTGaagcatttttttctttgtgtgaaaTAAAGTAAATCCCCCTCTTTTTCTGTTAAAAGAGAAAACAAGTTAGTGAAACATAAAAGTGTAAAGGCGATTTGTAGGTTTAAATCTTTTGagctacttatgtggctgactgtaaATGTTAAGCGATGGAAcctatgtttaaattaataataagacttactGTATTTTGTCTGTACGTTTGTGGCGCGTAGTAATCACTCTGCGCGTGCGCCGACGCCACCACGAAACACCAAAAACATATTAACTGaaacaattgaaaaatattaagtaaaaatcaCAGTTATAAAAGAGAAGATTATGTATATCTttacttttgttaaaaaaccGGAGAAGCGCAAGTTGTCCTCGCGCCGCGTGTTCCATACAAACTTAGGcaaggtatctaagtatatatttatacttttcaCATTTATATCTTTAAACGTGTtctaagacattgcttcttgccaagTTTTATGGTTCTAGTTCAACAGGAATTAGGTTTTGATTTTcttgtaaaattgtaaaatatacgaCATAGTCATATATGTTGATCGCACTGACTTACTAGTTTGTTTAGGTAGTAGGCAAACacctactttatataaataaaaatcagttgccaCATGTACGTAAGAGCTTCACTTGAGAACGGCTCGACCGGCTTGACTGATTcctttttgttgtgttcctaattatcaaaaggtttgtatcaaagaataattttgaaaaatctccGGTAAACGTTGGCAATTTGGGTGATATTTTTGTGTGGAAATATTGTATCGCACACGCCTAAATCTCTAAAATGATTTAGCCGGTTTCAATGCAAATTACTTATACCTAATGTTAGTTTCAGCTTgaattatagtataattttgcACCCAATAGGTGGCGTTTGCTTGACCTAAATTAAGATGAAAGATAGTCTACatataaaatacgatttgtGGCAGGACATTTGACAGGcctactaattattttttataaaatcatactCATGTACAATACCAACGTTTTACAATCTTATAACATGTTCTTTTGCAACTATTGTCTtgtttaaatctttaattaaatagttttaaaaaagtgaggttaagttttcttaattttggCACTTACCCGCATTTTAGAGGAGTGTAAAGAATCACAGTGCACATGACAGCACACGGTCGCACAGTGGCCACATTATGAAACCGCGCTATATATAAGTTTAGCAACCAAGCCACTGAACCAAAAAATAACAGGTATTTCGTATGCGCGCCCttacgtacaaaaatataagCGTCAATTCTTAATTTAAGACTTGAAATCTAGTCTAGGTCTAAATATACCTTTATCTAATGGCAGCAAAATAAATGCAATAGAATGGTTTATCAGGTCGAACAATCAATGTTTTAAGTTACTGAAGTTACCCTTTATtggaattaatatttcaaaaagcaATGGGTTTGTTTCTTATTAGGTACCCAAGCCATGAATGAatctctcctagccgaatttcggccatagcgtccaatctcaacagagatcagccacgcaggagatattatattcataagtgtgtgcgcaatacacaagcactctgttccttcactctcatagtccggtgagacgatccgacatgaccggagagatcaggcccAGGACTAACGACTACGTGCATTCCGTTGATCGGAGGTATCACATcgacttcctgactccgagctgcgactgagtaatttttaagatgaaaaaacccagttataattattttggcccgacccgggattcgaattcaGAACCCCAGTTCGGTAGTTGTATTCGTACCgggtacgcattacaactatgccaccgaggctaTGTCACTCAAGACATATAGGCTGGTTTATCCACTCAGCCTGCCTCTTTGGAAGAAAGTCGTGAACTTTATAATGAGTCAGTGGTGAAGTGTGAAAttcttcaaaaggtaacccgaggaaaaaaatgctttaggtaatatatcgcggccaatttgaaagaaaacaaaaattaagacaaacgcaaataaacctaaaaggaaagTGTTTGAAAGgatgcttcgccactgatgaGTCTCACTGcatacacaaaattttaataaatttacttagaTTATTATTTACCTTGAGTGCCGATTCACGTTATTAACTCGTAAATACGTCAAAAattgttaaacatatttaataagaataattaaagtaattttgctATCGCTGTGTGCATATATCCTTATCaatgctattatataaagctgtaaagtttgtttgtttgaacgcgctaatctgagGCATTACtagttcaaattaaaaaaatcttttagtgttggatagcccatttatcgaggaagattATAGgcatatattatcacgctatgaccaataagagcggagcatgGATGAAAAAGGGtgtaaaaacggggaaaatttatttctttcggGACTTCTGTTGTGTGCGCTGCGTTAATGGATAGATGtcaacaataaatatgtatgacgaaatttttCTCTCCttaaaaattgctttaaatataaagatcccgctgcatccgtctgttTGTCTGagcgtgataaactcaaaaactactcaacggatttcgatgaaatttggtatggagacattAAGACCCTGGGATGGATAACGGGTATTTTTATTCCTGGTAAATATATattgggacttttattccggagaACTCTTGCAGGCGGGCGAAGCCGAATCAAAAcctaataacataatattattgcaagCTTCAATCCAACGGAATCAGGTAAGTTGGTAGATTGTTATCAGAGTGCTGGCCGAAAACTTGTTAATtatattcagtaaaaaaaataatctctcCATTAGATCAAGTTATTGTGtcctatcttatattataaatggggaaacttgacattttttttggatgtttgttagaagtaaatgcagagaCAATATCTCGGCCAATTACaagcaaagacattaaactatatagtcaGGAATAGACCACACATCAAGGCCAAATTTGCTCCAAatatttttgctccaaaaattatttcgttttcgTTATTTCCAATACCCATATAATCTTACAACTCTTTGATTACTAGCATGAGAATTGAAAAAAAGAATTCTaggattatatagagcggatattaggaagattatcatacaaaaatgcgctcatgcgatggttacgcaatctaccgtgaaataggaAATCACGGTAtggaaaaattacttaatattttcgcatataagtatacttattttctgtattttttttatttttgcattagtATTTAAGGGCGCTATGACCTCTTGTCTTACGGACAATTCAAACAAgatgacttattaccaattggtaactTTTGAAGCAAAAATTTCCTTATGTCCGgtctatactgtttaatatctttggAATGGAACGACGTCAATTACGAATCGCGTATTCTTGGGACAATTAAGGTGGGTGGTTTGTGTTCTTACAGTCAATGACCcagacatttataataataatatcagccctgtattatataccgtcccactgctggacacgggccttctctactatgtagagggattaggctttagtccaccacgctgacttagtgcggattagtagacttcacacaccctcgaaattcctatagagaactcaggtatacagttcctcaggatgttttccataaccattaaagcaagcgatcattcacaaTAGACACATATCTTTAGAAGagacagaggtgtgtgcccttgagatttgaacctgcggacattcgtctcgacagtccgttccacacccaacaaggctatcgcagCACACGCTTACCGTCAGGAATTTTATTTCTCAAACTTTAAGGCGTAATTTTAGATCGTTCGATATTTATTGCCAATTGGTTAGTCACGTCACGCGGAGTGAGTATGTCGGTCACTCATACTCTAATGGACGCACGCTAGCCACAAACCGCGTGGCGCTCAGCTGTAGTTATCACACCAGACGACACAGTTACTTAATTAATGCAgatgttattaataatagtatttaaaaaactgTGTTACTAtgcgaaataaatattacttagttATTTAACCAatgcagatattattataataatattttaaaaaatgttactattcagaataaagatttattattataaatttgattgatAATAAAGGTTATGTGTGTAGAAATAACTTTTTAACCAACTTTAAAAAACGGAGCTTCTCAATTCGactgcatttttttatgttgactCCAAAATAAGCAAccagtaatttttgttttttagtggtttttgaaggcggtagaattatttgttaaaacatttttattcctCATACCAACTAATAcaggtaaaataaaatccaaaatacacaaaacattttaataaaaatattcaacataatTTTGCTTGACTGGTTCTACATTAAATAATCCGACACCCACGGGGACATGTCGCTCGTGTACTTCTGTGGTGGGATATCGTAAGGGATCACCAGGCCGTTCCCCCTCCCTTCGTCCAGGGGGAAGAAGTCTTCGTTTATCTGTGGaacaagaaatatataattttctggtgggatatattt
Coding sequences:
- the LOC115447159 gene encoding uncharacterized protein LOC115447159, translated to MRLICFWCFVVASAHAQSDYYAPQTYRQNTVDGYQKGLFTPANDVASQSTYTQAWRPPPGPSGAEAWREPNSIGPSPNSKPDPWRLPYPVSKEQQAAILHHKQALTSEGSFRFEYASDNGLAAGEQIEPDGSRVGAYQYKDPSGQVVKLKYRAGKEGFQILEGSHIPKSPEPQPPHNQDNYYQQAYAQQRQQYNLQQQYNQQKPEPQQHWRQNQGYEGGQRPAGGQYFVQNWRAQDLRNDDGQYRDNEVEDKGPHSFGEGYAFAFQG